The Thermincola ferriacetica genome window below encodes:
- a CDS encoding sensor domain-containing diguanylate cyclase: MFTLAPSNDGKEIKSDPKLFYLHEFALLLYSNHDIRRLLRYGAEKIQEIMGSDGCHILLTKQDGEKFKLETAIHCDKKPFPVGVDETKGISGLTFKTKQIIIVTNAEQDSRVTKKMQQHFGPKSLISVPILVRERVIGVLLVYSQYPSQYTYRDGEFLMMLGNHLGLAVEKASLIRSLEEAAILDPLTGAYNYRFFRSELECLVKDQADKPLSLIMLDLNCFKQVNDTYGHLAGDYILKEIASLFKRNVRNNDIVFRNGGDEFAIILPGADEEETKRIAARIEQAVAQHTFVYGRRHIKISVSWGAITTRCRSQNHINKIISIVDKRLYEMKRKTHCRIS; the protein is encoded by the coding sequence ATGTTCACATTAGCGCCTTCGAATGACGGAAAGGAAATTAAGTCTGACCCTAAATTGTTTTACTTACATGAATTTGCGTTACTGCTCTACTCCAACCATGACATAAGGCGGCTGCTGCGTTACGGCGCGGAGAAGATTCAGGAGATTATGGGTTCTGACGGCTGTCATATCCTTTTGACAAAGCAGGACGGGGAAAAATTTAAATTGGAGACAGCAATACATTGTGATAAAAAACCTTTTCCTGTCGGAGTAGATGAGACCAAGGGTATCAGCGGATTAACATTTAAAACAAAGCAAATAATTATAGTAACCAATGCCGAGCAGGACTCCAGGGTTACTAAAAAAATGCAGCAGCATTTCGGTCCCAAATCCCTGATTTCGGTGCCTATATTGGTAAGGGAACGGGTCATAGGGGTATTGTTGGTATACAGCCAGTATCCAAGCCAGTATACTTACCGTGATGGAGAATTTTTAATGATGCTGGGCAATCATCTGGGTTTGGCGGTAGAGAAAGCAAGTTTGATTAGGAGTTTGGAGGAAGCAGCGATTTTAGATCCTTTAACAGGCGCTTATAATTACCGCTTTTTCAGGAGCGAATTGGAATGCCTCGTTAAAGACCAGGCGGACAAGCCTCTTTCATTGATAATGCTTGACCTGAATTGTTTTAAACAAGTGAATGATACTTATGGTCATCTTGCCGGAGATTACATATTAAAGGAAATTGCCTCTCTTTTTAAAAGAAATGTTCGCAACAATGATATTGTCTTCCGTAACGGCGGCGATGAGTTTGCCATTATTCTGCCTGGAGCTGATGAGGAAGAAACAAAAAGAATCGCGGCAAGAATTGAACAGGCGGTGGCCCAACATACCTTTGTTTATGGTAGGCGCCATATCAAAATTTCCGTATCCTGGGGTGCCATAACAACCCGCTGCCGCAGCCAAAATCATATCAACAAAATTATATCTATTGTAGATAAAAGGTTATACGAAATGAAAAGAAAGACCCACTGCCGTATCAGTTAA
- the cdaS gene encoding sporulation-specific diadenylate cyclase CdaS codes for MEQCQLQTNLRKDLRKKLEEIRQRVEEVMKIMNGQQGCMLCEIKSIREAAGKLEGLISYYHFQSSLMPYVEELDEIAKAVASLSEKGHGALIVVEKNDMLDSLIGTCSMTGILIGAKISAPLLQSIFYPGNPLHDGAVIIRKGQIVAAGCVLPLSAQKYTSERHKIGTRHRAALGLSERTDALVIVVSEETGQISFAKDGVLHPIDVQLCTKLQQSEVNHADSKQG; via the coding sequence ATGGAACAATGCCAATTACAAACCAATTTACGGAAAGATCTCCGGAAAAAATTAGAGGAAATCCGGCAGCGGGTAGAAGAGGTTATGAAAATAATGAATGGACAGCAGGGCTGTATGCTTTGTGAAATAAAGAGTATTAGGGAGGCAGCCGGTAAACTGGAAGGCCTGATTTCTTATTACCACTTTCAGTCATCGTTAATGCCCTACGTGGAAGAACTGGACGAGATAGCCAAAGCCGTGGCCTCCTTATCTGAGAAGGGCCACGGAGCATTAATAGTAGTGGAAAAAAATGACATGCTCGATTCCCTGATCGGTACCTGCAGCATGACCGGAATTCTCATCGGGGCCAAGATTTCCGCACCCCTGCTGCAGTCAATTTTCTATCCCGGCAACCCTTTACACGACGGCGCGGTAATCATTAGAAAAGGGCAGATTGTTGCGGCGGGATGTGTCCTGCCGTTATCTGCCCAAAAATATACCAGTGAAAGGCATAAAATTGGAACCCGCCACCGTGCTGCTCTGGGCCTCAGCGAGCGAACCGATGCCCTGGTAATAGTTGTTTCCGAAGAAACGGGGCAAATTTCCTTTGCCAAAGACGGCGTTCTTCATCCGATTGATGTTCAATTGTGTACCAAATTACAGCAATCGGAAGTAAACCATGCTGATTCAAAGCAAGGTTAA
- a CDS encoding MDR family MFS transporter translates to MQNNSKRKILLIGLFLGMFFSSLDQTIVGTAMPRIIGELGGLSIMTWVTTAYMLSSTTIVPIAGKLADLFGRRWVYVSGLSIFMLGSALCGTSQNMTQLIIFRGLQGIGGGIMMPMAMTIVGDVFPPDKRGKWQGVMGAIFGLSSIVGPTIGGWIVDNSSWQWVFYINLPVGILAAITIFIGLVGEKRLKDNVVIDYAGAATLVIGVVSLLLALSLGGKDFPWGSWQIIGLFGISFVFLLAFIRVERKAEEPILSLDLFRNRVFTVTNIIGFLMGLGMFGSIMFLPLFLQGVIGVSATSSGNTMIPMMFSMMLTSILGGQLITKVPFRSMFVAGMCFMAAAFYLLSTMTVHTTQLVAISYIVVLGVGIGLIMPTLTIAVQNAFPPEQRGVVTSSSQFFRSIGGTLGVTILGVVMNNRSIALLQKDFFPIIRSIPGLQAGPVGSILARARSNPQGLFNVLLSPETLQRIPGQLQQVLLPTLKTALAQSLHTVFLVAMGIALAGIVMSLLVGNEKIEKKETGEAMGRGTENKTADGRVY, encoded by the coding sequence ATGCAGAATAATTCTAAACGCAAGATTTTACTTATCGGATTGTTTTTGGGTATGTTTTTTTCTTCCCTGGACCAAACCATTGTCGGAACGGCTATGCCCAGGATTATCGGTGAATTGGGCGGCTTGAGCATTATGACCTGGGTGACTACCGCATATATGTTAAGTTCTACAACTATTGTGCCCATTGCCGGCAAGCTGGCTGACCTGTTTGGCCGCCGGTGGGTGTATGTTTCCGGGCTCTCCATATTTATGCTGGGTTCCGCCCTATGCGGAACCAGCCAGAACATGACCCAGCTTATAATTTTCCGGGGACTGCAGGGTATCGGCGGGGGTATTATGATGCCCATGGCCATGACTATTGTCGGGGACGTCTTCCCGCCTGACAAGCGTGGCAAATGGCAGGGTGTCATGGGAGCTATATTTGGGCTTTCATCTATAGTGGGGCCGACAATCGGCGGCTGGATAGTTGATAACAGTTCCTGGCAGTGGGTATTTTACATCAACCTGCCCGTGGGTATACTTGCCGCCATTACTATATTTATTGGACTGGTTGGCGAAAAACGCCTGAAAGACAATGTGGTTATCGATTACGCGGGGGCAGCAACCCTTGTAATAGGTGTTGTCAGTCTTCTACTGGCTTTAAGCCTTGGCGGAAAAGACTTTCCCTGGGGTTCATGGCAGATTATCGGTTTGTTCGGTATCTCCTTTGTGTTTTTGCTGGCCTTTATACGGGTGGAAAGAAAAGCGGAAGAACCTATTCTGAGTTTGGATTTGTTCAGAAACAGGGTTTTTACGGTAACCAATATTATTGGCTTTTTAATGGGGTTAGGAATGTTCGGGTCGATTATGTTCCTGCCGTTGTTCCTGCAGGGGGTAATCGGGGTTAGCGCCACAAGTTCCGGTAACACAATGATTCCCATGATGTTCTCCATGATGTTGACCAGTATTCTGGGCGGGCAACTGATAACTAAAGTACCTTTTCGTTCCATGTTTGTCGCCGGGATGTGTTTCATGGCTGCTGCTTTTTACCTGCTAAGCACGATGACAGTGCACACAACTCAACTGGTGGCAATTTCATATATTGTTGTGCTGGGTGTTGGGATTGGCCTGATTATGCCGACTCTGACCATTGCGGTACAAAATGCCTTTCCACCGGAGCAGCGTGGTGTAGTTACTTCTTCAAGCCAGTTTTTCCGCAGCATTGGCGGTACCCTTGGGGTGACAATATTGGGAGTTGTTATGAATAACCGATCCATCGCTCTGCTCCAAAAAGATTTCTTTCCTATAATTCGGAGCATTCCGGGATTACAGGCGGGACCTGTGGGAAGCATATTGGCCAGGGCCCGGTCTAATCCTCAGGGCTTATTTAATGTATTGTTGAGTCCGGAGACCCTGCAAAGAATTCCCGGGCAACTGCAGCAGGTTTTGCTCCCAACTCTTAAAACTGCGTTGGCCCAATCTCTCCATACGGTTTTCCTGGTGGCTATGGGTATAGCCCTTGCGGGAATAGTGATGAGCCTGTTGGTGGGTAATGAAAAAATAGAGAAAAAAGAGACCGGCGAGGCCATGGGAAGAGGAACGGAAAATAAAACCGCTGATGGACGAGTTTATTAA
- a CDS encoding MarR family winged helix-turn-helix transcriptional regulator: MDEKNYLAQELARTIAQFKRLGRPPGSSHGIRPSEFMLLVTLTQCPGADSEGLKVSDLSARMQITPAGVTHMINALEDGGYVERLADPTDRRVVLVKPTARAKQFIEDMNAKFLEDLKGLVGFLGEQDSKELIRLLSLALTYFKERRERNAE, translated from the coding sequence ATGGATGAAAAAAACTATCTCGCCCAGGAATTGGCCCGTACCATTGCCCAATTTAAGCGGCTGGGCCGCCCGCCTGGTTCTTCGCATGGAATCAGGCCAAGTGAGTTCATGTTACTGGTTACTCTGACACAGTGCCCGGGCGCTGATTCCGAAGGGCTCAAGGTATCTGATCTAAGTGCACGGATGCAGATTACTCCGGCCGGTGTTACGCACATGATTAATGCTTTGGAGGATGGTGGATATGTGGAGCGCCTGGCGGACCCCACCGATAGGCGGGTTGTTTTGGTGAAACCGACAGCCAGGGCAAAACAGTTTATCGAAGATATGAACGCGAAATTTCTTGAGGATTTAAAAGGCCTGGTCGGTTTTTTGGGCGAGCAGGACAGCAAGGAACTGATCAGGCTTCTGTCTTTGGCGCTAACTTATTTTAAAGAAAGGCGAGAACGAAATGCAGAATAA